In Camelina sativa cultivar DH55 chromosome 16, Cs, whole genome shotgun sequence, a single window of DNA contains:
- the LOC109129436 gene encoding uncharacterized protein LOC109129436, protein MDVHNVFLHGDLTETVYMKQPAGFVDEEHHDHVWLLQKSLYGLKQTPRAWFDKFSNFLLEFGFFCSIHDPSLFICAKNGDVIFLLLYVDDMVITGNSSSLLNSLLEELNKRFRMKDLGQLHYFLGIQAQFHSGGLFLSQQKYAEDLLIAAAMSNCSSVATPLPQQLNKAPHQDRLFENPKYFCSLAGKLQYLTLTRPDIQFSVNYVCQKMHAPIVSDFQHLKRILRYIKGTTTMGISFSNTTNCKMIVFSDSDYSGCNKTSRSTGGFCTFLGDNIISWSSRKQPTVSKSSTEAEYRAMSEATSEITWIVNLLCSLGVPQFETPELFCDNLSVVYLTANPSFHARIKHFANHYHYVREQVAFGNLIVNHISADYHIADVFTKSLSQGLFEELRFKLGVVVCGGI, encoded by the coding sequence ATGGATGTCCACAATGTTTTTCTCCATGGGGACCTTACAGAAACTGTTTACATGAAACAACCTGCAGGCTTTGTGGATGAAGAACATCATGATCATGTATGGCTACTGCAAAAATCACTCTATGGACTTAAACAAACTCCAAGAGCATGGTTTGATAAGTTCAGCAATTTTTTGCttgaatttggtttcttttgcagCATTCATGATCCTTCTCTCTTCATTTGTGCTAAAAATGGGGATGTTATCTTCCTGTTgctttatgttgatgacatggtcATCACAGGAAATTCCTCCAGCCTCCTCAACAGCCTTCTTGAAGAGCTCAACAAACGTTTTCGAATGAAGGATCTCGGTCAACTGCATTATTTTCTCGGGATTCAGGCTCAATTTCACTCGGGTGGCCTGTTTCTTTCTCAACAGAAATATGCGGAAGACCTTCTTATTGCTGCAGCTATGTCAAATTGTTCTTCTGTTGCTACACCGCTACCACAACAACTCAACAAAGCTCCACATCAAGATCGACTCTTTGAGAATCCCAAATACTTCTGCAGTCTTGCTGGCAAACTGCAATATCTGACTCTTACAAGACCAGATATTCAGTTTTCTGTCAATTATGTGTGTCAAAAGATGCATGCCCCTATTGTCTCTGATTTTCAACATCTCAAACGTATACTTCGCTACATAAAGGGTACTACTACAATGGGTATTTCTTTCAGCAACACCACAAACTGCAAGATGATAGTGTTTAGTGATAGTGACTATAGCGGCTGCAACAAAACAAGTCGTTCCACTGGTGGTTTTTGTACATTCCTTGGTGATAACATCATCTCCTGGTCTTCTCGCAAACAACCTACGGTCTCCAAAAGCTCTACAGAAGCCGAGTACCGAGCTATGTCCGAAGCTACTTCCGAGATCACCTGGATTGTGAATCTTCTTTGCAGTCTTGGTGTCCCTCAGTTTGAAACACCTGAGTTGTTCTGCGACAATCTCTCCGTTGTGTACCTCACTGCAAATCCAAGTTTTCATGCTCGCATAAAGCACTTCGCTAACCATTATCATTATGTTCGTGAGCAAGTGGCTTTTGGCAATCTCATTGTCAATCACATCTCTGCAGATTACCATATTGCTGATGTCTTCACCAAGTCACTTTCGCAGGGTCTTTTTGAGGAATTGCGATTCAAACTTGGAGTCGTTGTTTGCGGGGGCATATAA